A stretch of Arctopsyche grandis isolate Sample6627 chromosome 9, ASM5162203v2, whole genome shotgun sequence DNA encodes these proteins:
- the LOC143916879 gene encoding uncharacterized protein LOC143916879, producing the protein MCIDQSSREFLKIREPIKAVKSTTRANPQLSYRIGFCFLLLLTVAAFSSALPFYPAYDSPYDYSGFKNQGGYGGVGYPHGLNFDDSYEYDDGITPLNYGHPNYIGDHSGLGYAPKYHYHDWFTYPKYSFDYAVNDPHTGDVKSQQEFRDGDVVKGQYSLVEPDGSIRVVEYTADDENGFNAIVKKIGPSLHPEPIGHYNHY; encoded by the exons ATGTGTATTGATCAATCGTCACGAGAATTCCTGAAAATCCGCGAACCGATCAAGGCCGTGAAATCTACGACTCGAGCGAATCCTCAATTAAGTTATCGGATAGGCTTC TGCTTTTTATTGCTGTTGACGGTCGCCGCATTCTCCTCGGCACTTCCATTCTACCCTGCTTACGACAGTCCCTACGATTACTCTGGATTTAAAAACCAAGGCGGCTACGGTGGTGTTGGATATCCTCATGGTCTGAACTTTGACGACTCGTACGAATACGACGATGGTATCACCCCATTGAACTATGGACATCCGAACTACATCGGCGACCACTCTGGCTTAGGATATGCCCCAAAGTATCAC TACCATGACTGGTTC ACGTATCCCAAGTATTCTTTCGACTATGCTGTGAACGACCCGCATACTGGTGATGTTAAATCTCAACAAGAATTCAGAGACGGTGATGTTGTAAAAG GACAATATTCTTTGGTCGAGCCCGATGGTTCCATCAGAGTAGTAGAATACACAGCTGATGATGAAAACGGTTTCAATGCTATCGTTAAGAAAATTGGTCCATCCCTACACCCGGAACCTATCGGACATTACAATCATTATTAA